A single genomic interval of Caballeronia sp. SL2Y3 harbors:
- a CDS encoding PAS domain-containing methyl-accepting chemotaxis protein has translation MNPNAEPSLTVCASNAAAAGQKPLAELRSLWATTEKERAVVEFSPDGVILRANANFLTLMGYRADEVVGLHHRIFCDTAYANSQAYQDFWIMLASGREASGEFRRLNKTRSEVWIHGSYTPVLDESGNVQKIVKVATDITGARTLADDHAGKVRAMERAQAVIEFDLHGHVLAANDLFLHLMGYSLEEVKGQHHRMFCEPSYLNTDAYRSFWEKLGRGEYDAGQYKRIAKGGREVWIQATYNPIYSSDGRLIKIVKFASDITEFKRGVAERDGRLAAIDRANAVIEFDLEGNVLAANQNFTDAIGYTLREIVGKHHRIFCDPETTATAEYRDFWARLSRGDYHAGRFERVSKHGYRVWLQATYNPVLDESGRPYKIVKYASDITAQVERERRMQASLIAMSEKIDELSQSIDGIATRTREATAVATETQAEADTGGRTLAESMSAIKEIEQSSAGISEVVKVISEIATQTNMLAFNAAIEAARAGEHGLGFSVVASEVRRLAERCSQATNEIRRHIDESVHRIKTGSETSGRAANGFDRIRAGVDRTTETIAAIHQVTEKQATATRTVSELLRELTLVTGGEAAVRSSSTVAALSRQN, from the coding sequence ATGAATCCGAACGCCGAACCCTCACTCACCGTATGCGCGTCGAACGCGGCAGCAGCCGGTCAGAAGCCCCTCGCGGAATTGCGCTCCTTGTGGGCCACCACAGAGAAAGAGCGTGCCGTCGTCGAATTCTCGCCCGACGGCGTGATCCTGCGCGCGAACGCCAACTTCCTGACCTTGATGGGCTACCGGGCGGATGAGGTAGTCGGATTGCATCACCGCATCTTTTGCGACACCGCATACGCCAACAGTCAGGCATACCAGGACTTCTGGATCATGCTCGCCTCGGGACGCGAAGCGAGCGGCGAGTTCAGACGCCTGAACAAGACGCGCTCGGAAGTCTGGATTCACGGCTCGTACACGCCTGTCCTCGACGAAAGCGGCAATGTCCAGAAGATCGTGAAGGTCGCCACCGACATTACCGGCGCGCGCACGCTCGCCGACGATCACGCCGGCAAGGTGCGGGCGATGGAACGGGCACAGGCTGTCATCGAGTTCGATTTGCACGGCCACGTCCTTGCGGCGAACGACCTGTTCCTTCATCTGATGGGCTACAGCCTCGAAGAAGTGAAAGGCCAGCATCACCGGATGTTCTGTGAGCCGTCGTACCTGAACACGGACGCTTATCGCTCGTTCTGGGAAAAGCTCGGGCGTGGCGAGTATGACGCCGGGCAGTACAAGCGCATCGCAAAGGGCGGCCGCGAAGTATGGATTCAGGCGACGTACAACCCGATCTATAGCTCGGACGGCAGGCTCATCAAGATTGTGAAGTTCGCCTCCGACATCACGGAGTTCAAACGCGGCGTCGCTGAACGAGATGGACGGTTGGCCGCCATCGACCGGGCGAATGCGGTCATCGAGTTCGACCTCGAAGGCAACGTTCTGGCCGCCAATCAGAACTTCACGGATGCGATCGGCTATACGCTGCGCGAGATCGTCGGCAAGCATCACAGGATCTTCTGCGATCCCGAAACGACCGCAACGGCCGAATACCGCGACTTCTGGGCGCGACTCAGCCGCGGCGACTACCATGCCGGGCGCTTCGAGCGCGTATCGAAGCACGGGTACCGCGTGTGGCTTCAGGCGACGTACAACCCCGTGCTCGACGAGTCCGGCCGGCCCTACAAGATCGTGAAGTACGCGAGCGACATCACCGCGCAAGTGGAGCGCGAGCGCCGCATGCAGGCCAGTTTGATTGCAATGAGCGAGAAGATCGACGAGTTGTCCCAGTCCATCGACGGCATCGCCACGCGCACGCGCGAGGCAACGGCAGTCGCGACCGAAACGCAGGCCGAGGCGGATACGGGCGGCCGTACGCTGGCTGAATCGATGTCGGCTATCAAGGAGATCGAGCAGTCCTCCGCCGGTATCAGCGAAGTCGTGAAGGTTATCAGCGAGATCGCCACGCAGACCAACATGCTCGCCTTCAACGCCGCTATCGAAGCGGCGCGTGCGGGAGAGCATGGGCTGGGATTCTCCGTCGTTGCGAGCGAAGTGCGTCGGCTGGCCGAGCGTTGCTCGCAGGCGACCAACGAGATTCGTCGCCACATCGACGAGTCCGTGCATCGGATCAAGACCGGAAGCGAAACCTCCGGACGCGCAGCAAACGGCTTCGACCGTATTCGGGCGGGTGTCGACCGTACGACCGAGACCATCGCGGCGATACATCAGGTAACCGAAAAGCAGGCAACCGCTACGCGTACTGTCTCCGAGCTGTTGCGCGAGCTGACGCTGGTAACAGGCGGCGAAGCGGCGGTTCGTTCGTCTTCCACCGTGGCCGCGCTGTCCCGCCAGAATTGA
- a CDS encoding Zn-dependent hydrolase, giving the protein MLKIDPARLLNDLEHLRSFGATGPGVVRLSLSPVDMDARRWLAQRMNEAGLDASIDGVGNVFGRSRNDGPALLIGSHTDTQPTGGWLDGALGVIYGLEIARALAECDATRHLAVDVASWIDEEGTFSGFLGSRSFVGDPVDEAIRSARNREGVLLGDALAEAGIADAPRARIDRARHKAYMEPHIEQGGRLEAHGNAIGVVTTIVGIREFRLRFMGQRNHAGTTPMSIRRDAGAGLVAFITRMNEAFERLADADTVWTVGRIDLDPGSFSVVPGSADMYLQFRDANAQRLTAMEAALAELIRDFNAQEKVSVEIRDIEPPEEPVTMDAALQAHLADAAEALAPGQWERMPSGASHDAQVIAHHLPACMLFVPSIGGVSHDFIEDTAQAHIVLGCEVAAQAAAKILQGMRG; this is encoded by the coding sequence GTGTTGAAGATCGATCCCGCCCGCCTGTTGAACGACCTCGAGCACCTGCGCAGCTTCGGCGCGACGGGTCCGGGCGTCGTGCGTCTCTCGCTGTCGCCGGTGGATATGGATGCGCGCCGCTGGCTGGCGCAGCGCATGAACGAGGCCGGGCTCGATGCGTCGATCGACGGCGTGGGCAACGTGTTCGGCCGCTCGCGCAACGACGGCCCGGCGCTCCTGATCGGCTCGCACACCGACACGCAGCCGACCGGCGGCTGGCTAGACGGCGCGCTCGGCGTGATCTACGGCCTCGAAATCGCCCGCGCGCTTGCCGAGTGCGATGCGACGCGCCATCTCGCGGTGGACGTCGCATCGTGGATCGACGAGGAAGGCACGTTCTCGGGCTTTCTGGGCAGCCGCAGCTTCGTCGGCGACCCCGTCGACGAGGCGATTCGCAGCGCGCGCAATCGCGAAGGCGTTCTGCTCGGCGACGCGCTTGCAGAGGCCGGCATCGCAGACGCGCCGCGTGCACGCATCGACCGCGCGCGTCACAAGGCGTACATGGAGCCGCACATCGAGCAGGGTGGCCGGCTGGAGGCGCATGGCAATGCCATCGGCGTGGTGACGACGATCGTCGGCATACGCGAGTTCCGGCTGCGCTTCATGGGACAGCGCAATCATGCAGGCACGACACCCATGTCGATTCGCCGCGACGCGGGCGCGGGGCTGGTCGCGTTCATTACGCGCATGAACGAAGCATTCGAGCGGCTCGCCGATGCCGATACCGTGTGGACAGTCGGGCGCATCGACCTCGATCCCGGATCGTTCAGCGTGGTGCCGGGTTCCGCCGACATGTACCTGCAATTCCGCGACGCAAATGCGCAACGCCTCACTGCAATGGAAGCCGCGCTCGCCGAACTGATCCGCGACTTCAACGCGCAGGAGAAGGTGAGCGTCGAGATACGCGACATCGAGCCGCCCGAAGAACCGGTCACGATGGACGCGGCGCTGCAGGCCCATCTCGCGGATGCAGCGGAAGCGCTCGCGCCGGGGCAATGGGAGCGCATGCCGAGCGGCGCGTCACACGACGCGCAGGTGATTGCGCATCATCTGCCGGCGTGCATGCTGTTCGTGCCGAGCATCGGCGGAGTCAGCCATGACTTCATCGAGGATACGGCTCAGGCGCATATCGTATTGGGTTGCGAAGTCGCGGCGCAGGCGGCTGCGAAGATTCTGCAAGGGATGCGGGGATAA
- a CDS encoding TRAP transporter large permease subunit — MTTFSATPGPEATLAAPDFGRETPLARGLGHLMHGIEYLCAAVLAADVLVVFLSVIYRYFLHDPFDWAEEVARALMIVLVFFGAATVLGRSQHVGVDLFRGMLPKRWQPALVHAGHWVIAGVAANLCVSSCLLLVDSYGQMTPSGLPAWINVYPLVAGSLFMTVFALAHALNGTRRLVLGTLLGCVAIAAAVFAWDVLVPGHSVRPGALLAIGFIGGLVLGVPIGFVLAFSALLYFLAEPSLPMLVYSQQVMAGTDHFVLLAIPFFVLAGLLMETNGMSSRLIELLLRMFGRVRGGLGLITIMATAFFSGVSGSKLADIAAVGGVVMPAVRQSREDPNEAAALLACSAVMAETIPPCVNMIIMGFVANISIAGLFLAGVVPAAVLAVALAIVAVICGRRINLADALTHPRAWLPLLGGALVALVMIAMIGKGVTSGIATSTEVSAFAVVYALVVGWLAFRELTPKSIARVFVRSASMASSILFIVAAASSVSFALTIEQIPALVSDSMIAFAHQYGPTMFLLLSVLIMIVFGAVLEGAPALIIFGPLLTPIATQLGINPLHFGTVIVVAMGFGLFAPPVGLGLFATCAITGTDMKAVARPMVKYLLVLAIALVALVLVPSFSLWLPTRLGL; from the coding sequence ATGACCACCTTCTCTGCGACGCCCGGCCCCGAAGCCACGCTCGCCGCGCCGGACTTCGGTCGCGAGACGCCGCTTGCGCGCGGTCTCGGGCACCTGATGCACGGCATCGAATATCTGTGCGCGGCCGTGCTCGCGGCGGACGTGCTCGTGGTGTTTCTGTCCGTTATCTACCGCTATTTCCTGCACGACCCGTTCGACTGGGCCGAGGAAGTCGCCCGCGCGCTGATGATCGTGCTGGTCTTCTTCGGCGCGGCCACCGTGCTCGGGCGCAGCCAGCACGTGGGCGTCGATCTGTTTCGCGGCATGCTGCCGAAGCGCTGGCAACCGGCGCTCGTGCATGCCGGCCATTGGGTGATCGCGGGCGTCGCCGCCAATCTTTGCGTGTCGTCGTGTCTGCTGCTCGTCGATTCATACGGGCAGATGACGCCGAGCGGCCTGCCCGCGTGGATCAACGTGTATCCGCTCGTCGCGGGCAGCCTGTTCATGACAGTGTTCGCCCTCGCCCATGCGTTGAACGGCACGCGCCGACTCGTGCTCGGCACGCTGCTCGGCTGCGTGGCAATCGCGGCTGCGGTGTTTGCGTGGGACGTGCTCGTGCCCGGTCATTCGGTGCGGCCGGGCGCGCTGCTCGCCATCGGCTTCATCGGCGGACTCGTGCTCGGCGTGCCGATCGGCTTCGTGCTCGCCTTCTCGGCCCTGCTCTACTTCCTCGCGGAACCGTCCCTGCCGATGCTCGTGTATTCGCAGCAGGTCATGGCCGGCACCGATCATTTCGTACTGCTCGCCATTCCGTTTTTCGTGCTCGCCGGCCTTCTGATGGAAACGAACGGGATGTCGTCGCGACTGATCGAACTACTGCTGCGCATGTTCGGGCGGGTACGCGGCGGTCTCGGCCTCATCACGATCATGGCGACCGCGTTCTTCTCGGGCGTGTCCGGCTCGAAGCTGGCGGATATCGCGGCGGTCGGCGGCGTGGTCATGCCCGCGGTGCGCCAGAGCCGCGAGGACCCGAACGAAGCCGCCGCGCTGCTCGCCTGCAGCGCCGTGATGGCGGAAACCATCCCGCCGTGCGTCAACATGATCATCATGGGCTTCGTCGCGAACATTTCGATCGCCGGCCTGTTTCTCGCAGGCGTCGTGCCGGCCGCGGTGCTCGCCGTGGCGCTCGCGATCGTCGCCGTCATCTGCGGCCGGCGCATCAATCTCGCCGATGCCCTGACGCACCCGCGTGCGTGGCTGCCGCTGCTCGGCGGCGCGCTCGTCGCGCTGGTCATGATCGCGATGATCGGCAAGGGCGTAACTTCGGGCATCGCGACATCGACGGAAGTATCGGCGTTCGCCGTGGTCTATGCCCTCGTCGTCGGCTGGCTCGCGTTCCGCGAACTCACGCCGAAGTCGATCGCGCGCGTGTTCGTGCGCTCGGCGTCGATGGCGAGCAGTATTCTGTTCATCGTGGCGGCCGCATCGAGCGTTTCGTTCGCGCTGACCATCGAGCAGATTCCCGCGCTCGTGTCCGATTCGATGATCGCGTTCGCGCATCAGTATGGCCCGACCATGTTCCTGCTGCTCTCCGTGCTCATCATGATCGTGTTCGGCGCGGTGCTGGAAGGCGCGCCCGCGCTCATCATCTTCGGCCCGCTGCTCACGCCGATCGCGACGCAGCTCGGCATCAACCCTCTGCACTTCGGCACGGTGATCGTCGTCGCGATGGGTTTCGGCCTTTTCGCTCCGCCCGTCGGTCTCGGCCTGTTCGCGACCTGCGCGATCACCGGCACGGACATGAAGGCGGTGGCGCGTCCCATGGTCAAATATCTGCTGGTGCTGGCCATCGCACTGGTGGCGCTGGTTCTGGTGCCGTCTTTCTCACTTTGGTTGCCGACCCGGCTCGGCCTGTAG
- a CDS encoding GntR family transcriptional regulator: MATRASPDLPALELVARETMASRVYTQLREAIMTGRFAPGQLLSLRSVAEAVGSSTMPVRAALTRLQAEGALIDGPGRALMVPPMTLELLEELRDVRVALEGAVAKRAASRMTRSHLASLQEIFDEMDAHVEAGDVAAYLRSNFRFHSAIYAHGASDITQATIQNLWMRIGPFLNLVAPDIPHMRRSMAAHRHIVEALWRGDGEGARAGIEEDIGDAAADLQERLQSATSDEASDEASDEESDDGGGNLAQA; the protein is encoded by the coding sequence GTGGCGACTCGCGCATCACCGGACTTACCGGCACTCGAACTGGTTGCACGCGAGACGATGGCGAGCCGCGTCTACACGCAGTTGAGGGAAGCCATCATGACCGGCCGCTTCGCGCCCGGGCAGTTGCTGAGCCTGCGCAGCGTCGCGGAAGCGGTCGGCTCCTCGACGATGCCGGTGCGCGCGGCGCTCACCCGCTTGCAGGCGGAAGGCGCGCTGATCGACGGACCCGGCCGTGCGCTCATGGTCCCGCCGATGACGCTCGAACTGCTCGAAGAACTCCGCGACGTGCGCGTCGCGCTCGAAGGCGCGGTGGCCAAACGCGCGGCTTCGCGAATGACCCGCTCGCATCTCGCCTCGCTACAGGAGATCTTCGACGAGATGGATGCCCACGTGGAAGCGGGCGACGTGGCCGCCTACCTGCGCAGCAACTTCCGGTTTCATAGCGCGATCTACGCGCACGGCGCGAGCGACATCACCCAGGCGACGATCCAGAACCTCTGGATGCGCATCGGTCCGTTTCTCAACCTCGTCGCGCCTGACATTCCTCACATGCGCCGTTCGATGGCCGCGCATCGCCATATCGTCGAGGCGCTGTGGCGCGGCGACGGCGAGGGCGCGCGCGCCGGCATCGAGGAGGACATCGGCGACGCCGCGGCCGATCTGCAGGAGCGCCTGCAAAGCGCCACGAGCGACGAAGCAAGCGACGAAGCAAGCGACGAAGAAAGCGACGACGGCGGCGGCAATCTGGCGCAAGCCTGA
- a CDS encoding GAF domain-containing protein — protein MSEYPVLYNEEDRLDAVAQCGLLDTPDDPRIDRITRLAAYVTACPIALVSIVAAHRQWFKSRHGLAVKQTPRDIAFCNYALVEPGIFVVEDATKDDRFRLNALVTGDPGIRFYAGIAITGASGHRLGTLCVIDTSPRALSPVQRRLFEDLAGCAADVLRVVEAEMTAR, from the coding sequence ATGTCCGAGTATCCGGTTCTATATAACGAAGAAGACAGACTCGATGCGGTCGCGCAATGCGGCTTGCTCGATACGCCCGACGATCCCCGAATCGACCGCATCACGCGACTTGCGGCGTATGTCACGGCGTGCCCTATCGCGCTGGTGTCGATCGTCGCGGCGCACCGGCAATGGTTCAAGTCGCGGCACGGGCTCGCGGTTAAGCAAACGCCTCGTGATATCGCCTTCTGCAACTATGCGCTCGTCGAGCCGGGCATCTTCGTGGTCGAAGACGCAACGAAAGATGATCGCTTTCGACTGAACGCCCTCGTGACGGGCGACCCCGGCATCCGCTTCTATGCGGGCATCGCGATCACCGGGGCGAGTGGCCACCGTTTGGGCACGTTGTGCGTCATCGACACCTCGCCTCGTGCGCTGTCGCCTGTTCAGAGGCGCTTGTTCGAGGATCTCGCGGGCTGTGCCGCCGACGTTTTGCGCGTGGTCGAAGCCGAAATGACCGCGCGGTAA
- a CDS encoding TRAP transporter substrate-binding protein, protein MHSISRRRFLQTASAASLAAAGAGFPAIVRAQPAVALRLSSSMPANENAAHYVWYQNLAANLKASVGDQIRIDYFPNNQLGKESDVVQQVKVGAVDMMVTGSSIWATVLPELGMLDLGYVFDSFDHVGRAMDGSVGKSFDSMLQQRAGCSVVTWGYSFGGRNVFTKKPTQSLADIKGVKLRVLPTPAFMETFKLMGAVPTPIPIGELYMAAQTGVVDGFEHDCATVLASKYDEVVKSCWQTQHVFSPLVVVMGRRALAKIPENLRPAFQKAAQDATAKQRVTAIQTAASAEQELRKRGMTFYPMSQADRDTARKEMQTQLYANFAKQYPATAPLFTAIASARA, encoded by the coding sequence ATGCATTCGATTTCCCGGCGACGGTTCCTTCAGACGGCCTCGGCAGCCTCGCTCGCGGCGGCGGGCGCGGGCTTTCCCGCCATCGTGCGCGCGCAGCCGGCCGTCGCGCTGCGCTTGTCGTCCTCGATGCCCGCGAACGAGAACGCCGCGCACTACGTCTGGTATCAGAATCTCGCCGCGAACTTGAAGGCGAGCGTGGGCGACCAGATCCGCATCGACTACTTCCCGAACAACCAGCTCGGCAAGGAAAGCGACGTCGTGCAGCAGGTCAAGGTAGGCGCCGTGGACATGATGGTCACCGGCTCGTCGATCTGGGCGACCGTGCTGCCCGAGCTGGGCATGCTGGACCTCGGCTACGTCTTCGACAGTTTCGACCACGTCGGCCGCGCGATGGACGGCAGCGTCGGCAAGTCGTTCGACAGCATGCTGCAACAGCGCGCCGGCTGCTCCGTCGTCACATGGGGCTATTCCTTCGGAGGCCGAAATGTCTTCACGAAGAAGCCGACGCAATCGCTCGCGGACATCAAGGGCGTGAAGCTGCGTGTCCTGCCCACGCCCGCGTTCATGGAAACCTTCAAGCTGATGGGCGCGGTGCCGACGCCCATTCCCATCGGCGAACTGTACATGGCCGCGCAGACGGGCGTCGTCGACGGCTTCGAACACGATTGCGCCACCGTGCTCGCCAGCAAGTACGACGAGGTCGTGAAGTCGTGTTGGCAGACGCAACACGTCTTCAGCCCGCTCGTCGTCGTGATGGGCCGCCGCGCGCTCGCAAAGATCCCCGAGAACCTGCGTCCCGCATTCCAGAAGGCCGCGCAGGACGCCACCGCGAAGCAGCGCGTCACGGCGATCCAGACCGCCGCCAGCGCCGAGCAGGAACTCAGGAAGCGCGGCATGACCTTCTACCCGATGTCGCAGGCCGATCGCGACACCGCGCGCAAGGAAATGCAGACGCAGTTGTACGCGAACTTCGCGAAGCAATATCCCGCGACCGCGCCGCTTTTCACCGCCATCGCCTCGGCCCGGGCCTGA
- a CDS encoding amidohydrolase, which translates to MKSPLPFEGACDCHIHVYEEGYPLAASATFVPPPAPASAYARMQRTLGLSRVIVVQPTGYGFDNRCTLAAIAELGDGARGVAVVPPDVGDDELQRLHEAGIRGVRFMMLPGGVLPWDALAEMSARIAPLGWHIDLQLNGHALPRHEPMLSRVASRLVIDHLGKFLAPVSPQSEGFTSLCRLLDGGRCWIKLSAPYESSRVGPPAFDDVAWLVSELSSRYPERGLWASNWPHPNVRPVPKDAHMLEWAMRLVAGDEGRRKILVENPAEVYQF; encoded by the coding sequence ATGAAGTCGCCGCTTCCTTTCGAAGGCGCGTGCGATTGCCACATTCATGTCTACGAGGAAGGGTATCCGCTCGCCGCGAGCGCGACGTTCGTTCCGCCACCGGCGCCTGCGTCCGCGTATGCGCGGATGCAGCGCACGCTCGGCTTGTCCCGCGTGATCGTCGTGCAGCCAACCGGCTATGGCTTCGACAATCGCTGCACGCTTGCCGCGATAGCCGAACTGGGCGACGGGGCGCGCGGCGTTGCGGTCGTGCCGCCGGATGTCGGCGACGACGAATTGCAGCGTCTGCATGAGGCGGGCATTCGTGGCGTGCGCTTCATGATGCTGCCGGGCGGCGTTTTGCCGTGGGACGCGCTGGCCGAGATGTCCGCGCGCATCGCGCCGCTTGGCTGGCACATCGATCTGCAACTCAACGGGCATGCGTTGCCGCGCCATGAGCCGATGCTCTCGCGTGTCGCGTCCCGGCTCGTGATCGACCATCTCGGCAAGTTTCTCGCGCCTGTCTCGCCGCAGAGCGAAGGCTTCACGTCGCTGTGCCGTTTGCTGGATGGCGGGCGCTGCTGGATCAAGCTGTCCGCGCCGTATGAGAGTTCGCGTGTCGGTCCGCCCGCATTCGACGATGTGGCGTGGCTCGTGAGCGAGTTGTCGTCGCGGTATCCGGAGCGGGGACTGTGGGCATCGAACTGGCCGCATCCCAATGTGCGGCCGGTGCCTAAGGACGCGCACATGCTCGAATGGGCGATGCGTCTCGTCGCGGGGGACGAGGGGCGGCGCAAGATTCTCGTGGAGAATCCGGCTGAGGTGTACCAGTTCTAA
- a CDS encoding hydroxyacid dehydrogenase, with the protein MNKVFVSHPRHRLDHYFGARAVAALAKIADVAYNPEDRELTTAELADKARDADVVIAYRQTPAPRALFEALPKLAAFVRCAVDIRTVDVDAASEHGVLVTQASAGFVPAVSEWVIGAMLDLARATTAYASAYHRNEAPVPQMGRELRGSTIGVIGYGQISRYLCELALAFGMREIVSDPYARIDDARVRAVDLDALLAQADFVVCLAPANEQTANLMNARAFAAMKPGAYFINAARGELVDDAALFAALESGRIAGCALDVGRAPDQMPSPRLAAHPRVLAAPHVGGLTPGAIEHQSMETVAQTEALFDGRMPAGAVNAAHAFRLARWGHAGIDVPADAR; encoded by the coding sequence ATGAACAAGGTATTCGTGAGTCACCCCCGGCATAGGCTGGACCATTATTTCGGCGCCCGCGCGGTGGCGGCGCTCGCGAAGATCGCCGATGTCGCCTACAACCCCGAAGACCGCGAGCTGACCACCGCCGAACTCGCGGACAAGGCGCGCGACGCGGATGTCGTCATCGCGTATCGTCAGACGCCTGCGCCGCGCGCGTTGTTCGAGGCGCTGCCGAAGCTCGCCGCGTTCGTGCGCTGCGCAGTGGATATCCGCACCGTCGATGTCGATGCCGCCAGCGAACATGGCGTGCTCGTTACGCAGGCGAGCGCGGGCTTCGTGCCGGCGGTATCCGAATGGGTGATCGGCGCAATGCTCGATCTCGCACGCGCGACTACCGCGTATGCGTCGGCCTATCACCGCAACGAAGCGCCCGTGCCGCAGATGGGCCGCGAATTGCGCGGCAGCACGATCGGCGTGATCGGATACGGACAGATCTCGCGTTATCTGTGCGAACTCGCGCTCGCATTCGGGATGCGCGAGATCGTGTCCGACCCCTACGCGCGAATCGACGATGCCCGCGTGCGCGCGGTCGATCTGGACGCCTTGCTCGCGCAGGCCGATTTCGTCGTGTGTCTCGCGCCCGCGAATGAGCAGACCGCGAATCTGATGAACGCGCGCGCCTTCGCCGCGATGAAGCCGGGTGCGTATTTCATCAACGCGGCGCGCGGTGAACTGGTCGATGACGCCGCGCTCTTCGCCGCGCTGGAGAGCGGACGGATCGCGGGATGCGCGCTCGATGTCGGGCGTGCGCCGGATCAGATGCCATCGCCCCGGCTGGCTGCGCATCCGCGTGTGCTCGCGGCGCCGCATGTGGGTGGCTTGACGCCGGGCGCGATCGAGCATCAGTCGATGGAGACGGTCGCGCAGACGGAGGCGCTGTTCGACGGTCGCATGCCGGCCGGCGCGGTGAATGCGGCGCACGCGTTCCGGCTGGCGCGCTGGGGCCACGCGGGCATCGACGTTCCGGCGGATGCGCGATGA
- a CDS encoding LacI family DNA-binding transcriptional regulator: MSTIQDVAREAGVSVSTVSNVLNGRIDQMRQETLARVQAAISTLRYRPSTLARQLKTGQTPIVGLLVPSIANPMYGYIAREVETYAQERYGYRVMIGNTYRDPAKEASFFEDLLSQGVRRVIVISSLANERHLETAAGRGMVVVSYDRRATEGEATRVDHVTPDNFGAARMATRHLIGQGHTRLAFATLTGKTMSRRDKIDGFLAAASEAGLSGRAQVLDSGPVNEYGDSMIAENGRALARRLAADDERPTGIVAVNDLMALGLMAGLRESGLRVPEDVSIVGMDGHFLAAISNPALTTVQLPVPAMAAAMVERVMRAHDEPMPASEQALFTEITLVERESVAPPGSARPVTKQSRTRK; encoded by the coding sequence ATGAGCACCATTCAGGATGTGGCCCGCGAAGCCGGCGTGTCCGTGAGCACCGTGTCGAACGTGCTCAACGGCCGCATCGATCAGATGCGCCAGGAAACGCTCGCCCGCGTGCAGGCCGCCATCAGCACGCTGCGGTATCGCCCGAGCACGCTGGCGCGTCAGTTGAAGACCGGGCAGACGCCGATCGTCGGACTGCTGGTGCCGTCCATCGCCAATCCGATGTACGGCTATATCGCGCGCGAGGTCGAGACCTATGCGCAGGAGCGTTACGGCTATCGGGTGATGATCGGCAACACGTATCGCGATCCCGCGAAGGAAGCCTCGTTCTTCGAGGACCTGCTCTCGCAGGGCGTGCGCCGCGTGATCGTGATTTCATCGCTCGCCAATGAGCGCCATCTGGAAACCGCCGCCGGGCGCGGAATGGTCGTCGTGAGCTACGACCGCCGCGCGACCGAAGGCGAAGCCACGCGCGTCGATCATGTGACGCCCGACAACTTCGGTGCTGCGCGCATGGCGACACGTCATCTCATCGGACAGGGTCACACGCGGCTTGCATTCGCGACGCTGACTGGCAAGACGATGAGCCGGCGCGACAAGATCGACGGCTTTCTCGCCGCTGCCAGCGAAGCGGGCCTGTCCGGGCGCGCGCAGGTGCTCGACAGCGGTCCGGTCAACGAATACGGCGACTCGATGATCGCCGAAAACGGCCGCGCGCTTGCGCGTCGACTGGCGGCCGACGACGAGCGCCCGACCGGGATCGTCGCGGTCAACGACCTGATGGCGCTGGGTCTGATGGCGGGCTTGCGCGAATCGGGGCTGCGCGTGCCCGAGGACGTGTCGATCGTCGGCATGGACGGGCACTTTCTGGCGGCGATCTCGAACCCCGCGCTCACCACCGTGCAGCTTCCGGTGCCCGCCATGGCCGCCGCGATGGTCGAACGGGTCATGCGCGCGCACGATGAGCCGATGCCCGCATCGGAGCAGGCGCTGTTCACGGAAATCACGCTCGTCGAACGGGAATCGGTAGCGCCGCCGGGCAGCGCGAGGCCGGTAACGAAGCAATCCAGGACCAGAAAATGA